A window of Rattus norvegicus strain BN/NHsdMcwi chromosome 14, GRCr8, whole genome shotgun sequence contains these coding sequences:
- the Zfp951l1 gene encoding zinc finger protein 431-like, which produces MNVISEKAVTYEDIHVNFTREEWALLDPSQKSLYRDVMLETYGNLTAVGYYWKDHSIEENCQNSRRHGSHLQWNERIHTGEKTYEGVQYKEGFASHNDLHTHKITLTEDFVHYSHLRCHSKSHTGEKPYACNQSDKALAQYDHLQNHTKTHTGKKPYECNQCGKAFSWQISLQNHEKTHTEEKPYECNQCGKVFSWHRSLQAHKKTHTGEKPYECNQCGKAFSWHRSLQAHKKTHTGEKPYECNQCGKVFTWHNSLQVHKRTHTGEKPYTCTQCGKAFAEYGYLQRHKRIHTGEKPYECNQCGKVFLWLRYLQDHKRVHTGEKPYECNQCGKAFALYSDFHLHTRTHTGEKPYECNHCGKVFSYYRNLLIHQRTHTGEKPYECNECGKAFACQSNLRSHIRTHTGEKPYECNQCGKVFSWKNALQSHQRTHTKEKP; this is translated from the exons ATGAATGTGATATCTGAGAAAGCAGTGACATATGAGGACATTCATGTGAACTTTACTCGGGAAGaatgggctttgctggatccttcccagaagagtctctacagagatgtgatgctggagacctaCGGGAACCTCACTGCTGTAG GCTATTACTGGAAAGACCACAGTATTGAAGAAAATTGTCAAAATTctagaagacatggaag CCATCTTCAGTGGAATGAaagaattcacactggagagaaaaccTATGAAGGTGTACAATACAAAGAAGGGTTTGCAAGTCACAATGatcttcatacacataaaatcacacTTACTGAAGACTTTGTTCACT ACAGCCATCTGAGATGCCATAGCAAaagtcatactggagagaaaccctatgcaTGTAACCAAAGTGACAAAGCCCTTGCTCAATACGACCATCTTCAAAAccatacaaaaacacatacaggaaagaagccctatgaatgcaaccaatgtggtaaagccttttcatgGCAAATCTCTCTGCAAAACCATGAAAAAACACATACTgaagagaagccctatgaatgtaaccaatgtggtaaagTCTTTTCATGGCACAGGTCTCTGCAAGCCCATAAAaaaacacatactggagagaagccctatgaatgtaaccaatgtggtaaagccttttcatgGCACAGGTCTCTGCAAGCCCATAAAaaaacacatactggagagaagccctatgaatgtaaccaatgtggtaaagTCTTTACATGGCACAACTCTCTGCAAgtccataaaagaacacatactggagagaagccctatacATGTAcccaatgtggcaaagcctttgctgAATATGGGTATCTTCaaagacataaaagaatacatactggagagaagccctatgaatgtaaccaatgcgGTAAAGTCTTTTTATGGCTCAGGTATCTGCAAGACCATAAAAGagtacatactggagagaagccctatgaatgtaaccaatgtggcaaagcctttgcccTTTACAGTGATTTTCATCTCCATACAAGaactcatactggagagaagccctatgaatgtaaccactGTGGTAAAGTCTTTTCTTATTACAGAAATCTTCTAATCCatcaaagaacacatactggagagaagccctatgagtgtaacgaatgtggtaaagcctttgcttGTCAGAGCAATCTTCGAAGCCATATAAGgactcatactggagagaagccctatgaatgtaaccaatgtggtaaagTCTTTTCATGGAAAAACGCTCTTCAAAGCCATCAAAGAACACATACTAAAGAGAAGCCCTGA